Sequence from the Erythrolamprus reginae isolate rEryReg1 chromosome 2, rEryReg1.hap1, whole genome shotgun sequence genome:
gcctgggataaacatatatccatcctaagatagaatacaagaattagtataagggcagactagatggaccatgaggtctttttctgccgtcagtcttctatgtttctgtttcagcCAATGCTAAGAAATGTTGAGAGTTCAGTGCCATCATAACCTGGGAGGTACCAGATTGAGCAGACTGATTTAAAGCCACGATTACAGTTAGCTTGGAAAAAACCAGGAAGGAAGTGGTGAtgcagagggaaggaaggagaaacaagattatttttttcagatcGGTGTAACGCCACCGCACAGAACAAAGACTTATTCTGCTGACTCAGAGGACAAGACCGAATCTCCCGAGCTTAAATTTACAGGAGGGTCAAATTCAACAAAACACGAGAAGAACCTTTTTAAAACAGCATGCTAAATCAACAGTGGCATCAATTATATAGGGAAGAGGCGTGGAGCTTTTTTCCAGGTATCATTTGGCCTTTGAAAGACATGATGGAggggtacacacacacgcacaaacaaacaaacaaacaaaacaaagacaCAGCCCACACAAACAGCCGGCTTTCTCCCAACCTCTAATTCAATGTCATTTTACAATTGCAACGAAAGGCACTTCGGTGTGATAGTTCCCCAGGAGCCAAGCCAACCTTGGCTAATTGGAAACCTAACTACTTAACGACCACAGTTTGAGGCCAAAATTCCCACTGCTAAACAAGGTGATTATTAAGCGGGCTTtaccccattttgtgacctttctggTCATAATTGTTAAAGAGAATCATTGCAGTTTCTAATTGGCTAACTTGCTTGTTcatgtgaatctggtttccctcttaactttgcttgtcagaggctCAAAAAAGCTGTTCGTGTGACACAAGCAGGAACCAGTTAccgagcatccaaattttgatgtgaccatgaggatgctgcaacagtcagaagtgtgaaaaacagccacaaGTCCTGTTTTTTTCGGGGCTGTTGTgacttcaaatgatcactaagCGTATGCttgttaagtcgaggaccacctgcatTGGACACCCCATAAGAGGTCCAAGGCTACAAACTAGCCCAagaatctccaaccttggcaaactttAAGCCGGGAGGATttcttacgggaccgccttctgccacacccagcggccggttaggtcccacagagttggccttctccaggtcctgtcaacaagacaatgtcgtttggcggggcctaggggagagccttctctgtgggggctctggccctctggaatcagttccccccagagattcgtactgcccccactctactcgcctttcgcaagagtctcaagactcacttatgtcgcccaAGCCTTGGGCAACTAGATCTAGaacccctgaccaataaatgtgattgaattggttgattgattttaatatactgggtttttagctttgTAGTTTttaaactaattagatttgttttatatgcactgttttatattatatcttctgagctgccctgagtcttcggacaggggcggcatacaaatctaataaataaataaacaaacaaatttcaactcctagaattccccagccagctttgctgggagttgaagtcctctaggcttaaagctgccaagtttggaggCCCCCTGCGCTAGACTAGGGAGTCAAACAGACACCCCAAAAGAAAGAAATGTCAAGCTATTTCCATGCCATGGCAATGGAAATCCTATGATGGGGATTTATCTTCACTAAACCTGTAATTCAGTTTTGTTGATCTTAAAAGTTCTAATTCAACAGCAATGTTTGGAAGACCTCTGGAGCCTATGCTTAAAACCTTCAGGAGGCTGCAAGTATGAACTGGAGATGCTATAGGTTTcctatagatcagtggttctccaaaatcaaataactgaaaaaattaaaagagcaaaacaacattattttgaacatgcaaataaaccaggcagatggttagcatataaacttagaaagcagagtcaatccaaattgataaaaaaactagaagacaaagatggtacaataaaatatgatacagaaggaaaggcggacattgtttataacttttataaagatctttatgccaaagacaatgttagtgaagatgaggtttttaattacttacaggcttcaaaattaccacaaataacagaagatcaacagactatgttggatggtccaataacaatggaagaactcctaactataattaaaaaacagaaaaacaacaaggccactggtccggatgctataccggcagaatggtataagatagacaatgagatagtaagaaactatatgttagaaatttttaattcatgtagacttgagggtaaaattccgaaatcttggtcagaatcgctgacaactttaatacacaaatccggcactgacccactaaaaatcaaaaattatagacccatatctttattaaatgtagattataaaatatttattgccatttatgcagatagacttaaaagaattataaatggaataatacaccaagaccaaaatggatttctaccagggcgacaaattaaaaataaccttagaacagtaataaatacattagaatactatgaacaacatccagataagacagcatccttaatgttcttagatgctcaaaaggcctttgacaacgttaactggacatttataaaaatgcaattaaacaaaatgagatttggctcaaaatttgttaatttaatagatactatatactcaaaacaaacgactaaaataatattaaataataaccaattacaagcacttgatataaacaagggagttcgtcaaggatgtcctatatcaccattgttatttattatgacacttgaaactttattaattaaaataagagcggattccgaaataaaaggtttaactataggagacgaaacttacaaactccaagcttttgcagatgacttaacgtttataattgaagaaccgataacaactgtcccttctttattgcaaactattgaacaatacggaaaggtagcaggtttaaagataaataaaagtaaaacttctttcttaaccaaaaatatgaataaaatacaagaaactaaattagaaaatatttctggaataaaaaccgtaaagaaagtaaaatatttaggaataaatttaacagcgaaaacaataaccttaaaaaatgataattatataaaattattatcagaaattaaaaaagatttagaaacatggaacaacctgaaaatatcatttttaggaagaattgccacaatcaagatgaatattttgcctaaggttttatttctctttcaggtaattccaataaacccagggggaactttctttaaaactttgacaaacttagttaaaaaatttatatggcaagggaaaaaagcaaggataaaaataaactgtttggaagacattaaggaaagaggaggatttggtcttccaaactggaaattatattatcaggccgccgccttaacatggattaaagattggataaccttagagaataaaagaatattaaatttagaaggacatgatcttatgctgggttggcatgcatttatatggtatgacaaggaaaaaaatcactcatattttaaaagacacacattaaggaagtatttactagaggtttggaaggacataaagaaaaaccacttcttaaatgttccagaatggatagcccccctagaagcaataacacatccaaaatctataaaagacacgaaaatattttatagatataaagaattattaaatgatcagatgaagctaaagcttaggaataaactacaagaagaagggataataatagattggtggcattatgcccagattcgatccagataccagaaggatataactctttatacttttagtaaaagtaagaatttgctaagtcatttaattattaataattcagtaaaaatgatagggaaaatatataaatttcttatcgctcacaaaaatatagagttgactctaaaagataccatgataagatggtgcagaaatataggcaaggaaatagatatagatacttgggaaaaagtctggattaataattggaaaatgaccaagtcagtttcattaaaagaaaaccaaattaaaatgttttatagatggcaccttccacctaacaggatagctaaaatgtttcctaaaacatccccactgtgttggaaatgcaagaaagatataggaacttattaccatcaatggtggacatgtagcaaagcgaaaacttattggaagatgattgagaagatattaaaagaaatattaaaatatgacatagacaacaccccggaattttacttattaggaattactaatcagacttataagaaggaaactctttacttaattatacacatattaactgcggctagaataatatacgcgcaaaactggaagggggaggaaatccccaagaaagaagaagttatagctaaaatattagattgcgctgaaatggatatgatgacaagacgattaaacgatcaagaagatacaaaattttatgaaacatggaacaacatatataaatggttagataagaaaaaataagagatagatctgtttttatttaggtaataacaatattagatgtatttgttgatgattttgacatagttgtttactcacaagcgatatattaaaaattttgttttatgtatgcttagtaattgagattagtttgaatgtttgattagatgaatatattacacttaaataacatattaagcatttttacttataccgtactaatattgcatttaagatttgaaaaatttttactagactttttaacatttaacaaatgtttgattatgtattcttttttctatttgaatgtatactttcaaaagaagtggggaaacacatccccattttatgtttaatgtttgtacgtctgtatgtctgttttatgaaaaataataaaaaaattgaaaaaaaataaaaaaaagatcagtggttctcaacttgggggttgggaccccttggggggggggtcaaacaactgtttcacaggggtcacctaagaccatggaaaaagaccattttcccatggtgttaggaactaaagcttctattctggcaccttggaacatatttttaaaatccgaccaatcaggcgtttacagtgggggtgtctgtctgaccttcctgccaatcagcttaaagctctgttaggagaattggtgctagatttatgATTGGGGGGGTCTatcaacacgaggaactgtattattattttaattgtttttaaggtataattggattgttattattgtttcctgtttttctgtacatgttgTGAGCAGccacgagtcctcagagaggggcggcatataaatccaatcaatcaatcaatcaatcaaataaataaataaataaatattaaggggtcgcggcattagaaaggttgagaaccactgcaatcAATGGAGACTGTCAGACTAAATTATTTCTAAGGATCATGGCGTCATCTCCCTGGAACCACTGTGAAAACTCTAATGAATTGAAACCATTAAGCTGCCCACAACCACCACCATCACAATGTGATCACCAGTTACCCATTTGCTGGACAGCAACCCATTTCTTTGGCTGAGGGTGTCCTGGGAGTCATCACACAAAGGGAACCCAGCTTATATGTATTAGAAGAAGATGGAACAGGACCTGTTATCATCTACAATGACAGCTCAAGGCATCCTGATTACCCCCAGATACAAGGGCCTTTCACAAAAGATTAAACATTCCCCCTTCTCCTGCCACTGACAGTCTGAGGTTACACAGGCACAGTCTTGCTTTCACCCAGTCGGAGCTGCCTCATTTCTCTAGCCGCCTTTGGCTCAGATTACGCAGAGTCAGCTACATGCAGAGACATGCTAGAAGTtggggagaaatggaggaagatgaACAAGAGAAattgggagagggggggagggggaaaaaagtagaGCGCAAacatcttccccccccccccccggcaaccaaaaaaaaaaagggaggctgttaaaaaaagagagagagaatagtttTGGAGGAGGCGTACCCCATTTGAATTCACCCTGATAAGATGTGTCTCACAAATGCTGTAGAAAGGAAAAAACATCAAAATTGATCaagcaaattaaataaaaacagacACATGACACACAACACACAACATCACCAGAGGCCACTGCGGTCTCTGCTATACTTAGGTTCACAGTCAAATGTAGCAGACACAGCACAAGGTTGCAGGGAGCTTTTGAGGCAAGGGAGTTATTTGTACCGTAGGCTAACTAGCTTAACTCGCACATCgacgtctcccccccccccccccaagtcgaCCAAGCCCACAGTCCCAGATCGCTTGGGTTCCACACAGGGTATGTAAACTCCCACAACACCAAGCAATGGAAGTCTGGTGTAGCACTGGCCCCTTGCTAGTAATGATACGTAAATATATTGTCCGAGGCCACTGCTtctgaaccgccccgagtcttcggagaggggcggcatacaaacctaataaattattattattattattattattattattattgttattattattattattattattattattattatcacctttaagatgtgtggacttcatctcctagAATCCTTCAGCCagaacaacaatagcaatagcacttaaaagagttatatactgctttacaatgctttaagtggtttacagagtcagaatattgcccccaacaatttagggcctcattttatccatctctgaaggatggaaggatgagttaaccttgagcctggtgagatttgaactgccaaattgcagacaacCGACGGACAGCagcttgcagcactgcactctaaccactgcaccgtgGCTCATATTCAACAGaatgggcgttgaagtccacacatctagaCAGGCATTTGGGggtatgtgggttttttttaacaatgaGACAGTTAGCAGCACCGGTGTGATTGTCAGCTCCCTTACTTGGTGACCAAAGATCACCAACTTCTCCGTATTGTTAAATATAGCCCTTTATCATGGAAGGAATAGATAACCAGCTGCCCTCCAACATCTTTTGGACCAATTCCCACCAGGTCCATCCAAAAAGCAAGAAATGGGGGAGACATATTCAAAAATACTTGAGGCCTCCAGGTTGCCCACCTTCTCCCTAGAACTTTACCTGAACTTCCTTCTACATcaataggaaagaaaaaaatgtatactatgtgagaaaacacacacacactactgaAAACCTCGCAAAGCATTCCCAACCCCAGAGTTTTCCATCCAAATCCCCAGAGTCAAAAGATATTGGATCCTTTGAATCAAGAACGGCAACTTCAAAGGCTATAAAAGCGTGTTAAGTTCCCTGGGCCTCACCTTCATAGTTGATGCAGCCATTACTGTCTTCATGGCCGGCCACCAGCATCTCTACCTCTTCTTCTGTCATCTTCTCCCCTGCAGGGGGGGAAAAAGGATGGGTTTAGAAATGATTTGATTAGATATAAccaggatggcgaacctatggcatgcgtgccagaggtGTCACAcacagccctctctgtgggcagcTGTGCCGTCGCCAGATACTCTTCTGGTTTCTGATGTGCCCATGGCcatcagccagctggtcttcgtgggtgctgaaaaaccagaaaatggcctgaaaatggcCCAAAAGATGCCCAGAAAGACAAAAAACCAGGCAGTTTTTGGGCCTTTTTTGGGTTGTTTTGGGGCCATTTTTAGGCCAATTTCTGATCATTTTCCGGGGCTGGTTTCAAGCTGTTTTGGGGGGCCATTTCCCACGATGTCTTTTTTAGGCCTGAAAAATTATCCCAAAACCAGCCAAAAACCAGGCATGTGCACATCAACTATCTGTCTTCGGGTTTCTGGCgcactcggtgccgaaaaggtttgccatcactgaattaTAGTAATTTAGCAAACTGGAAGCAGTAGTTTTAAACTCAACGAAGAAGAAGAACCACCAACACCCTCAACAGCTTCAAGTCCCTCTTCTCGATTGCCTCATGATGCGTGTTGAACGGACTTCcctcagaattcccagccaggacAGCCAGGTGGAATAAAGTGTCATCTTACCTAGGGTGACAAGAACATGACGGATCTCTGCTCCCATAACTGTGCCGTTTCCCTCCTTGTCGAAAACCCTCAATCCTTCCACGTAATCCTCGAAGCAGCCCTGGTCCTTATTCTTGGCGATGGTTTGCATCATAGGCAAGAACTGTTCAAAACTCAGCGTTTTCATATTCATTTCTGAGGGCCGGGGCGAGAAATGAGGAGACGTGTCAGTGAGACCATGAATAAGATGCACTTCTCCTTTATAACGGATCTCCCCAAATTACGCCCTCAACATCTCAAAATTACACCCTTTGGAATTAGGGTCCGGAATTTCTTCCTTccccaatatacactgctcaaaaaaataaagggaacactcaaataacacaccctagatctgaatgaatgaaatattatcattgaatactttgttctgaatgtgctgacaacaaaatgaaattgattgtcaatcagtgttgtttcctaagtggacagtttgattacacagaagtttgatttacctggagttatattgtgttgttaaatgttccctttattttttgagcaatataattCAAactctgcattttaaaaaaacggtTTAAATTAGGTGCTGGCAGATTTTGCTCATACTGG
This genomic interval carries:
- the LOC139161452 gene encoding myosin light polypeptide 6 isoform X2 — encoded protein: MCDFSEDQTAEFKEAFQLFDRTGDGKILYSQCGDVMRALGQNPTNAEVMKVLGNPKSDEMNMKTLSFEQFLPMMQTIAKNKDQGCFEDYVEGLRVFDKEGNGTVMGAEIRHVLVTLGEKMTEEEVEMLVAGHEDSNGCINYEAFVRHILSG
- the LOC139161452 gene encoding myosin light polypeptide 6 isoform X1, which encodes MCDFSEDQTAEFKEAFQLFDRTGDGKILYSQCGDVMRALGQNPTNAEVMKVLGNPKSDEMNMKTLSFEQFLPMMQTIAKNKDQGCFEDYVEGLRVFDKEGNGTVMGAEIRHVLVTLGEKMTEEEVEMLVAGHEDSNGCINYEELVRMVLSG